One Setaria italica strain Yugu1 chromosome II, Setaria_italica_v2.0, whole genome shotgun sequence DNA segment encodes these proteins:
- the LOC101779280 gene encoding uncharacterized protein LOC101779280 isoform X1, whose protein sequence is MLRRVLDGFDCLHPRRRRRHGGGAGGAPPSKARVAVRRFGSSKATPCSSNGGCGDGGGAAGGGGGREVTIRVATFNAAMFSMAPAVAAETPAAGAGAGAGPERGAGAGVPLPGSPGGARRPKGILKAQAASLARSPSKARVSINLQDNEISLERSRLWRGKRTPQQQQQRREAAAEAAPRRRSVEEVLREARADIIGLQNVRAEEERGMRPLSELAEGLGMRYVFAESWAPEYGNAVLSRWPIKRWKAHRVADQSDFRNVLRATIEVPEAGEINFHCTHLDHLDEGWRMKQVDAIIRSGDGPHILAGGLNALDGTDYSAERWADIVKYYEEIGKPTPKVEVMKYLKGKQYVDAKDFAGECEAVVVVAKGQDVQGTCKYGTRVDYILASPSSPYKFVPGSYSVISSKGTSDHHIVRVDVTIPQVKETDTETVNRKQRVLRVNKKSSRKGIWGAK, encoded by the exons ATGCTGCGCCGCGTCCTCGACGGCTTCGACTGCCTgcacccgcgccggcgccgtcggcaCGGCGGGGGTGCCGGCGGGGCGCCGCCGTCCAAGGCGCGCGTCGCCGTGCGACGGTTCGGCTCCAGCAAGGCCACCCCGTGTAGCAGCAACGgcgggtgcggcgacggcggcggcgcggctggcgggggaggagggcggGAGGTGACGATACGCGTGGCGACGTTCAACGCGGCCATGTTCTCCATGGCGCCCGCGGTGGCCGCCGAGACGCCGGCAGCtggagcgggcgcgggggcaGGGCCGGAgcgcggcgctggcgctggcgtcCCGCTGCCGGGCAgccccggcggcgcgcggcggcccaAGGGGATCCTGAAGGCGCAGGCGGCGAGCCTGGCGCGGTCGCCGAGCAAGGCGCGCGTGTCCATCAACCTCCAGGACAACGAGATCTCCCTGGAGCGGAGCCGGCTCTGGCGCGGCAAGAGgacgccgcagcagcagcagcagaggcgggaggcggcagcggaggcggccCCAAGACGGCGGAGCGTGGAGGAGGTGCTGCGGGAGGCCCGCGCCGACATCATCGGGCTGCAGAACGTgcgcgcggaggaggagcgcgggaTGCGGCCGCTGTCGGAGCTCGCCGAGGGGCTCGGCATGCGCTACGTCTTCGCCGAGAGCTGGGCGCCCGAGTACGGCAACGCCGTGCTCTCCCGCTGGCCCATCAAGCGCTGGAAGGCGCACCGCGTCGCCGACCAATCCGACTTCCG GAACGTGCTGCGCGCCACGATCGAGGTGCCGGAGGCCGGGGAGATCAACTTCCACTGCACCCACCTCGACCACCTCGACGAGGGGTGGCGGATGAAGCAGGTGGACGCCATCATCCGCTCCGGCGACGGGCCGCacatcctcgccggcggcctcaACGCGCTCGACGGCACCGACTACTCCGCCGAGCGCTGGGCCGACATCGTCAAG TACTACGAGGAGATCGGCAAGCCGACGCCCAAGGTAGAGGTGATGAAGTACCTCAAGGGGAAGCAGTACGTCGATGCCAAGGACTTCGCCGGAGAATGCGAAGCTGTCGTGGTTGTGGCCAAAGGACAAG ATGTGCAGGGGACCTGCAAGTACGGCACGAGGGTGGACTACATCCTGGCATCGCCGAGCTCCCCCTACAAGTTCGTGCCCGGATCCTACTCGGTCATCTCTTCCAAAGGAACATCGGATCATCACATCGTTAGGGTCGATGTAACCATACCTCAGGTCAAAGAAACCGACACCGAAACCGTGAACCGGAAACAGAGAGTACTCAGGGTGAACAAGAAGAGCTCAAGAAAAGGGATATGGGGTGCtaaataa
- the LOC101779280 gene encoding uncharacterized protein LOC101779280 isoform X2, with protein MLRRVLDGFDCLHPRRRRRHGGGAGGAPPSKARVAVRRFGSSKATPCSSNGGCGDGGGAAGGGGGREVTIRVATFNAAMFSMAPAVAAETPAAGAGAGAGPERGAGAGVPLPGSPGGARRPKGILKAQAASLARSPSKARVSINLQDNEISLERSRLWRGKRTPQQQQQRREAAAEAAPRRRSVEEVLREARADIIGLQNVRAEEERGMRPLSELAEGLGMRYVFAESWAPEYGNAVLSRWPIKRWKAHRVADQSDFRNVLRATIEVPEAGEINFHCTHLDHLDEGWRMKQVDAIIRSGDGPHILAGGLNALDGTDYSAERWADIVKYYEEIGKPTPKVEVMKYLKGKQYVDAKDFAGECEAVVVVAKGQGDLQVRHEGGLHPGIAELPLQVRARILLGHLFQRNIGSSHR; from the exons ATGCTGCGCCGCGTCCTCGACGGCTTCGACTGCCTgcacccgcgccggcgccgtcggcaCGGCGGGGGTGCCGGCGGGGCGCCGCCGTCCAAGGCGCGCGTCGCCGTGCGACGGTTCGGCTCCAGCAAGGCCACCCCGTGTAGCAGCAACGgcgggtgcggcgacggcggcggcgcggctggcgggggaggagggcggGAGGTGACGATACGCGTGGCGACGTTCAACGCGGCCATGTTCTCCATGGCGCCCGCGGTGGCCGCCGAGACGCCGGCAGCtggagcgggcgcgggggcaGGGCCGGAgcgcggcgctggcgctggcgtcCCGCTGCCGGGCAgccccggcggcgcgcggcggcccaAGGGGATCCTGAAGGCGCAGGCGGCGAGCCTGGCGCGGTCGCCGAGCAAGGCGCGCGTGTCCATCAACCTCCAGGACAACGAGATCTCCCTGGAGCGGAGCCGGCTCTGGCGCGGCAAGAGgacgccgcagcagcagcagcagaggcgggaggcggcagcggaggcggccCCAAGACGGCGGAGCGTGGAGGAGGTGCTGCGGGAGGCCCGCGCCGACATCATCGGGCTGCAGAACGTgcgcgcggaggaggagcgcgggaTGCGGCCGCTGTCGGAGCTCGCCGAGGGGCTCGGCATGCGCTACGTCTTCGCCGAGAGCTGGGCGCCCGAGTACGGCAACGCCGTGCTCTCCCGCTGGCCCATCAAGCGCTGGAAGGCGCACCGCGTCGCCGACCAATCCGACTTCCG GAACGTGCTGCGCGCCACGATCGAGGTGCCGGAGGCCGGGGAGATCAACTTCCACTGCACCCACCTCGACCACCTCGACGAGGGGTGGCGGATGAAGCAGGTGGACGCCATCATCCGCTCCGGCGACGGGCCGCacatcctcgccggcggcctcaACGCGCTCGACGGCACCGACTACTCCGCCGAGCGCTGGGCCGACATCGTCAAG TACTACGAGGAGATCGGCAAGCCGACGCCCAAGGTAGAGGTGATGAAGTACCTCAAGGGGAAGCAGTACGTCGATGCCAAGGACTTCGCCGGAGAATGCGAAGCTGTCGTGGTTGTGGCCAAAGGACAAG GGGACCTGCAAGTACGGCACGAGGGTGGACTACATCCTGGCATCGCCGAGCTCCCCCTACAAGTTCGTGCCCGGATCCTACTCGGTCATCTCTTCCAAAGGAACATCGGATCATCACATCGTTAG
- the LOC101778871 gene encoding NADH dehydrogenase [ubiquinone] flavoprotein 1, mitochondrial, with amino-acid sequence MALRRALLRSAEISPDRKAAIEYFHSLSRAQPARSLNGAGLCPASRSFSTQAATTSSTPQPPPPPPPPEKTHFGGLKDEDRIFTNLYGLHDPFLKGAMKRGDWHRTKDLVLKGADWIVNEMKKSGLRGRGGAGFPSGLKWSFMPKVSDGRPSYLVVNADESEPGTCKDREIMRHDPHKLLEGCLIAGVGMRASAAYIYIRGEYVNERLNLEKARQEAYAAGLLGKNACGSGYDFDVHIHFGAGAYICGEETALLESLEGKQGKPRLKPPFPANAGLYGCPTTVTNVETVAVSPTILRRGPEWFASFGRKNNSGTKLFCISGHVNKPCTVEEEMSIPLKELLERHCGGVRGGWDNLLAVIPGGSSVPLLPKHICDDVMMDYDALKAVQSGLGTAAVIVMDKSTDVVDAIARLSYFYKHESCGQCTPCREGTPWLWMIMERLKVGNAKLEEIDMLQEVTKQIEGHTICALGDAAAWPVQGLIRHFRPELERRIRERAERELLAASA; translated from the exons atggCGCTGCGACGGGCGCTCCTCAGATCGGCCGAGATCTCCCCCGACCGCAAG GCTGCAATTGAGTACTTCCATTCTTTATCAAGGGCACAGCCTGCTCGTTCTCTCAATGGTGCTGGCCTTTGCCCTGCTAGCAGATCATTTAGCACCCAGGCTGCTACTACATCAAGCACAccacagcctcctcctccaccaccccctCCAGAGAAGACTCACTTTGGTGGGCTCAAAGATGAGGACCGCATTTTTACCAACCTCTACGGTCTGCATGACCCTTTTCTTAAAGGTGCAATGAAGAGGGGTGATTGGCATAGGACCAAGGATTTGGTGCTTAAGGGGGCAGACTGGATAGTTAATGAAATGAAGAAATCAGGTCTCCGGGGACGTGGAGGTGCAGGTTTCCCCTCCGGTCTCAAATGGTCCTTTATGCCTAAGGTTTCAGATGGACGTCCTTCTTATCTTGTTGTTAATGCTGATGAGAGTGAGCCTGGAACTTGCAAAGATAGAGAAATCATGCGTCATGATCCCCACAAGCTTCTGGAAGGATGCCTTATTGCTGGAGTTGGAATGAGGGCGTCAGCTGCTTACATCTACATTAGAGGTGAATACGTGAATGAGCGTCTCAACCTTGAGAAAGCCCGGCAGGAAGCATATGCAGCTGGACTTCTTGGTAAGAATGCTTGTGGATCTGGTTATGATTTTGATGTGCATATTCATTTTGGTGCTGGTGCATACATCTGTGGTGAAGAGACTGCCCTACTTGAGAGCCTTGAAGGGAAGCAGGGCAAGCCTAGGCTGAAGCCACCTTTCCCAGCCAATGCTGGGCTTTATGGTTGCCCCACAACTGTGACAAATGTTGAAACTGTGGCTGTGTCCCCAACAATTCTTAGGCGTGGCCCAGAATGGTTTGCAAGCTTTGGGCGCAAGAACAACTCTGGAACCAAACTCTTCTGTATCTCAGGGCATGTGAACAAACCTTGCACCGTGGAGGAGGAAATGAGCATACCTCTGAAGGAGTTGCTCGAGAGGCACTGTGGAGGTGTGAGGGGAGGATGGGACAACCTGCTTGCTGTTATTCCTGGTGGTTCGTCTGTCCCCCTTTTACCAAAACACATATGTGATGATGTGATGATGGACTATGATGCACTGAAGGCTGTGCAGTCTGGATTGGGTACTGCAGCAGTTATCGTGATGGACAAATCTACAGATGTTGTTGACGCGATTGCTAGGCTGTCGTACTTCTACAAGCATGAGAGTTGTGGGCAGTGCACACCTTGCCGGGAAGGCACACCCTGGCTATGGATGATCATGGAGAGGCTCAAGGTTGGTAATGCAAAGCTGGAGGAAATTGATATGCTTCAGGAGGTCACAAAGCAAATCGAAGGTCATACTATCTGTGCTCTTGGGGATGCTGCGGCATGGCCTGTGCAGGGGCTTATCAGGCACTTCAGGCCAGAGCTGGAAAGGAGGATCCGCGAGCGAGCTGAAAGGGAGTTGCTGGCAGCTTCTGCATGA